The Candidatus Methylomirabilis tolerans region GGCCGATGTCCATTACCTGATCGATAACTACCGTTCCAGCTCGCACATCATCTCCGCTGCAAACCGGCTGATTGCCGATAATCGGGATCGTATGAAAACCGATTACCCTATTCAGATCAATCGAATACGCGCAGGGCTGCCTGCAGGCGGATGTTGGGAGCAGCGTGATCTGCTCGCTAAGGGGCGAGTTCACGGCCTGCAGGTGAGAAACGGAATGGAACAGGCGGAGGCAGCTCTATTGGAACTGGAGCGACTGCGGCAATGTGACGGCGGCGTCGATTGGAGCGACTGTGCGGTGCTCGCCTGGGAAAGGGAGCCATTAGCGTTGCAGCGGAGCCTGTGTGAGGAACGCCAGATCCCGTTCAGTTGGGTGCTGCCCCCTGACTGCGCGCCGCCACCTTTTCGCATCCGGGAGAATCGGACCGTTCTGGATCGGCTTGCAGGCGCCAAAAGCGAGTCCATTAAGGCGTCAGAGCTGATCGTATACCTCGATGAACGGCTGTCAGAAGACCCCCAGAACTCTTGGTGGCAGCATCTGCGCCTGCTCCTTGAAGACTGGCGAGCCGAGACCGTGGATGGCCTGATCCCGGTGACACAGACTCTTGACTTCCTTTCTGAAGCATTAGCCGAGCAACGCCGTGACCGCCGGCTCGGACACGGTCTGTTCCTAAGCACAATTCACTCGGCGAAGGGGATGGAATTCAAGCATGTGGCGATCCTGGACGGGGGGTTCGGCAAGGCACAAAGCCCTGAGGAACGCGAAGAAGAACGGCGACTCTACTATGTGGCCATGACCCGAGCCCGTGAGACGCTGTGCCTGTTGCAGCGCAAGGATGTCAATAACCCGTTTCTGACCAGACTAGATGGCGATTGCCTACTGAAGCGTACTTACGGAGGTCCATTGCGGAAGGATACTTCAGCAGCAGCAAAATGCTACTCCGTACTGGGTCTGCAGGACCTGAACCTTGGATTTGCCGGAATGTATCACAGTAACGACTCCATTCACAGCAGACTCGCCAACCTCAGACCGGGTAGCCCTTTACACTGTAGGCAGGATGGCAACCGTATACTCCTGTATGATGGTGAGACAGCGGTCGCCGCCCTCTCCAAGGCCGCCTGCCAGGAATGGCAGGATCGCTTTGATCGCATCGAATCGGTGCGGGTTCTAGCCCTGATCCGCCGCTACCGAGACGATGGCGATTCACGCTACAGCCAGTTCTGTAAAGCCGAATCCTGGGAGGTGCCGATGATAGAGGTCGTTCATCGCGCCGAATTGAGGAAACTCAATCGGCCATCGACGCCGAGTGGCCCTGTTGACTGGCCCGTTTCACCGCGCTGAAACGTCTCTTGATGCCTGGTGTAGTGCGTCCAACACTTCTTTACATTGATTGCAAAGTCCGTCATTCCCACAAAAGCGGGAATCCGGAGAGAAGCTGGATTCCGGGTCAAGCCCGGAATGACTAATGGGACATGACCTACGTTATTGTGTATAACAGGGGCAGGGCTTCAGGCATCTTCTCTACCCAACCTTTCTGATCTCCTCACGGATCACGCGTCGGAGTGTATCTTCGTCCATGGGCTGGCTCGCCTTGCCAAGATAGGCGCGGAGCGCATCATTGATCATGGTCTGATATCCGCGTCCGGAAGCATCCGCTCGATCGCGAAACGCTTCGAGGATATCGTCATCGATGTAGATCGTGATGCGTGTCTTCCCGGTCTGAGGAACCACCGCTCCCCGCTTTCCACCGCTGAAGTCATATTCCCGCTTCATACGCTCGCCTCTCTTGCCGGGTTGCCCGTCGTACAGAAATCAACCGGATGTCCTCGCCGCGGAATGTGTAGACCACCACCAGAAGCCGTCCGACGGGATCCATGCCGATGGACACGAACCGCTGTTCGCCCTCCAGATGCTCATCCTCTTCTGTAAG contains the following coding sequences:
- a CDS encoding BrnA antitoxin family protein, which gives rise to MKREYDFSGGKRGAVVPQTGKTRITIYIDDDILEAFRDRADASGRGYQTMINDALRAYLGKASQPMDEDTLRRVIREEIRKVG
- a CDS encoding BrnT family toxin, encoding MTITWDPAKAEANVRKHGIRFADAEGVLFDPNALTEEDEHLEGEQRFVSIGMDPVGRLLVVVYTFRGEDIRLISVRRATRQERRAYEAGI